A stretch of Brassica rapa cultivar Chiifu-401-42 chromosome A08, CAAS_Brap_v3.01, whole genome shotgun sequence DNA encodes these proteins:
- the LOC103834898 gene encoding 31 kDa ribonucleoprotein, chloroplastic, with protein MASSIVTSSFKPLAMADSSSSTIFSHPSLSIISPRCSFLTNLPLSFSRVSLSLKAKTNLKKSPFVSFVAQTSDWEGEEGGDVSASVAVEENEPEATFSEEEGDVSEGGDFPEPPEEAKLFVGNLAYDVDSQALAMLFEQAGTVEIAEVIYNRETDQSRGFGFVTMSTVEEAETAVEKFNRYDLNGRLLTVNKAAPRGSRPERQPRVYEPAFRVYVGNLPWDVDNGRLEQVFSEHGKVVEARVVYDRETGRSRGFGFVTMSNETELNDAIAALDGQNMEGRAIRVNVAEERPRRGF; from the exons ATGGCTTCTTCAATAGTAACCTCAAGCTTCAAGCCCTTAGCCATGGCGGACTCTTCCTCTTCCACCATCTTCTCCCACCCTTCACTCTCCATCATCTCCCCTCGCTGCTCCTTCCTCACTAACCTCCCGCTCTCTTTCTCCCGCGTCTCCCTATCTCTCAAAGCCAAAACCAACCTAAAGAAGTCCCCTTTCGTCTCCTTCGTTGCTCAGACTTCTGATTGGGAGGGGGAAGAAGGTGGGGACGTGAGCGCTTCCGTCGCCGTTGAGGAGAACGAGCCAGAGGCGACGTTTTCCGAAGAGGAAGGAGATGTGAGCGAAGGAGGTGACTTCCCGGAGCCACCGGAAGAAGCGAAGCTCTTCGTCGGAAACTTGGCGTACGACGTTGATAGCCAAGCCTTGGCTATGCTCTTTGAGCAAGCTGGTACCGTTGAAATCGCTGAG GTTATCTACAACAGAGAGACAGACCAGAGTCGTGGGTTTGGATTTGTGACAATGAGTACGGTGGAGGAAGCTGAGACTGCTGTCGAGAAGTTCAACCGTTAT GATTTGAACGGAAGGCTTCTGACAGTAAACAAGGCAGCACCGAGAGGATCACGTCCAGAACGCCAACCTCGGGTATACGAACCTGCGTTCAGAGTCTATGTTGGAAACCTACCATGGGATGTGGACAACGGTCGTCTAGAACAAGTTTTCAGCGAGCATGGCAAAGTTGTGGAAGCTCGTGTGGTCTACGACCGTGAGACAGGTCGTTCACGTGGGTTCGGTTTTGTGACAATGTCTAACGAGACTGAACTCAACGACGCTATCGCTGCTCTTGATGGACAG AACATGGAAGGTAGAGCAATCAGAGTGAATGTCGCGGAGGAACGTCCAAGGCGTGGATTTTAA
- the LOC117127528 gene encoding DUF724 domain-containing protein 6-like — VEVSRLLAHFQIGAEVEILSTDDEIWYPGKVVDLKLCEGLEELTVEYTTLFTDQHRLQKLQDTITADKIRPATPTSDQKSFEMMDKVEAFYNNGWSSGQISMVLGDNTYSVCLYTSMETILFKHSDLRIHREWKDGVWKMADKVKPDKKRKAAASSQNSGMDNVFLRRSERVPKRSRDTKTPFKSDRNPALTVIPEIIPAVDPFSTPAEHKLSRLQNWMTLKPGMHETSLSINDNKIRKSFFQSMENAKKDLKKEHIDGAFAMLNCRRNENAAWFHNYKIPKACFLPMEFLHCLLSDDLAYKKEKVKGKKIFNDLFKDTVRGKVYPEKTWGEDVDVVYGITLGKKSNVWIGMEIHLKKKRITVYDCFQKESNSIDIPQVKKLAVLISNLLVESSGDEVDKVKMIPFEIEQAQGLPKTKHPFNCGIFLVKILECQSLKIGDMTKINDDNALELRRTLSCEIFNQFVDESFGK, encoded by the exons gTTGAAGTAAGCAGGCTTCTAGCTCACTTTCAAATAGGCGCAGAGGTTGAAATTTTGTCTACTGATGACGAAATATGGTATCCAGGAAAGGTTGTTGATCTTAAACTGTGTGAAGGACTAGAGGAGCTGACAGTTGAGTACACGACACTCTTCACAGACCAACATAGACTTCAGAAACTTCAGGATACTATCACGGCTGACAAAATACGTCCTGCAACACCAACTAGTGACCAAAAATCCTTTGAGATGATGGATAAGGTAGAAGCCTTCTACAACAATGGCTGGAGCAGCGGACAAATTAGCATGGTACTTGGTGATAACACATACTCGGTGTGTCTCTATActtctatggaaactattctatTCAAACATTCAGATTTGCGAATTCATAGAGAATGGAAAGATGGAGTCTGGAAGATGGCAGATAAG GTGAAGCCtgataagaaaaggaaagctgctgcctcatcacaaaattcaggaatggataatgttttcctaagaaggAGCGAGAGGGTGCCTAAACGATCTAGAGACACAAAAACTCCATTCAAGTCTGACAGAAATCCGGCTTTAACTGTAATACCTGAGATTATACCTGCAGTTGATCCGTTTTCAACTCCTGCGGAACATAAGCTTTCAAGGCTTCAAAATTGGATGACATTAAAGCCCGGCATGCATGAAAC GTCCCTATCAATCAATGATAATAAGATaaggaaatctttctttcaaagcatggaaaatgcaaaaaaggaccttaagaaagag CACATTGATGGAGCCTTTGCAATGCTAAATTGCAGAAGAAATGAGAATGCTGCTTGGTTCCACAACTACAAGATTCCAAAGGCGTGCTTCCTACCTATGGAGTTCTTGCATTGCTTGCTCTCTGATGATTTGGcttacaagaaagaaaaggtCAAAGGTAAAAAGATTTTCAACGATTTATTTAAAGATACTGTGAGAGGGAAGGTATATCCAGAGAAGACATGGggagaagatgttgatgttgtGTATGGGATTACTCTTGGAAAAAAAAGCAATGTCTGGATTGGGATGGAAattcatttgaagaagaaaagaatcacagtatatgattgttttcaaaaggaaagcaaCAGCATTGATATTCCTCAAGTGAAAAAGTTGGCAG TGTTGATTTCTAATCTGCTGGTGGAATCTTCTGGTGATGAGGTAGATAAGGTGAAGATGATTCCATTTGAGATTGAGCAGGCACAAGGTTTACCCAAGACAAAACATCCTTTCAACTGTGGGATATTTCTTGTCAAGATTCTGGAGTGCCAGTCATTGAAGATAGGAGACATGACAAAGATTAATGATGACAATGCATTGGAGCTAAGGAGAACCTTGTCTTGTGAGATCTTCAACCAATTTGTGGATGAGAGCTTTGGGAAATGA
- the LOC117127271 gene encoding uncharacterized protein LOC117127271 — MEVLCICGQWISKESLQWEFLVDLKRNASIISIEEDLLYEDLMKIVSEDFSVKEEEISLSYGFSLDMKCIIESFPPLSIGNTRQLRTFISKTRAFDGTCRLCVKVSTDPVSCNTQASDTFASTVPLNANPAILSTVQSEKQSLLYEGVSTVPLNALPDFSTDSASCNIQASDTFASTVPLNANPVILPTVQSEKQSFLYEGVSTVPLNALPDFSPVHIGLSPNTRVAGDIKVNSYFKTKRELMLRMKKWALEWKFEYKTVSSNKSRVLLSCVDENCTWRMRAIKLPVSDFFVVKKYVHEHTCDTTHRKANHRQASAKLLGSLISSNYGEKKEGLKPKQIIEQVRMLHGVHINYKQAWRVREEAQILVRGTPEDSYYNLSRWLYKITETNPGSLTYQHVDAAGKFKYAFVAFGPSIRGFSLMRRVIAVDGTFLKGKFNGTLLAACAQDGNYHLYPLAFAVVDAENGASWKWFFRGLSQKIPDASDLVFVSDRANSISSALEDVYPLSHHGICRIHLLRNITPTYAKTGLLPLVESAADAYTCHEFWLIFKDIKDKCPELAKYLEESDFRKWARSYAPANRYNIMTTNIAESLNSMLKMPRELPIISLLETIRLTMTTWFFERREAAAKHKHLVTPKVVQKLVSRLGAAMLLNVYQVDRSEFEVKNETMKFVVDLEKRHCTCNVFDIDKIPCIHAIAAAKHIKRDENRFVDASHLTETWAKAYAESIHPGGELSTSTYPENIDELSCPPPATKKKSGRPPTKRKRSVGEFGVPGSKSQSHKCSRCGTGGHNKITCQRPIG; from the exons ATGGAAGTTTTGTGCATCTGTGGACAATGGATCTCAAAAGAATCTCTCCAGTGGGAGTTTCTTGTTGATTTGAAGAGGAATGCATCAATCATTTCCATAGAAGAAGATCTACTGTATGAAGATTTGATGAAGATTGTCTCTGAAGATTTTAGTGTTAAAGAGGAAGAAATCAGTTTGAGTTATGGTTTTTCATTGGATATGAAATGTATTATTGAAAGTTTCCCCCCACTCTCGATAGGTAATACTCGTCAGCTCAGAACTTTCATTTCCAAGACTAGAGCATTTGATGGAACCTGTCGTTTGTGTGTTAAG GTTAGTACTGATCCAGTTAGCTGTAACACTCAAGCTTCTGATACATTTGCTTCTACTGTTCCATTGAATGCCAATCCAGCGATTCTTTCTACTGTGCAGAGTGAAAAACAG AGTCTTCTATATGAAGGTGTTTCTACAGTTCCTCTGAATGCTCTTCCGGATTTTAGTACTGATTCAGCTAGCTGTAACATTCAAGCTTCTGATACATTTGCTTCTACTGTTCCATTGAATGCCAATCCAGTGATTCTTCCTACTGTGCAGAGTGAAAAACAG AGTTTTCTATATGAAGGTGTTTCTACAGTTCCTCTGAATGCTCTTCCGGATTTTAGCCCTGTCCATATTGGACTTTCACCAAACACGAGAGTAGCTGGCGATATTAAGGTGAATAGCTATTTTAAGACAAAGAGAGAGTTGatgttgaggatgaagaaatGGGCTTTAGAGTGGAAGTTTGAGTACAAGACTGTCTCTTCTAACAAGTCAAGAGTGCTTTTGAGTTGTGTTGATGAAAATTGCACGTGGAGGATGCGTGCTATCAAGCTAcctgtttcagattttttcgtTGTTAAAAAGTATGTTCATGAGCATACATGCGATACAACACACAGGAAAGCCAACCACAGACAAGCATCTGCAAAGTTGTTGGGTTCTTTGATTTCCAGCAATTATGGAGAAAAAAAGGAAGGTCTCAAACCGAAACAGATCATTGAACAGGTCAGGATGCTGCATGGTGTTCACATCAATTACAAACAAGCTTGGAGAGTGAGAGAAGAAGCTCAGATTTTGGTTAGAGGGACTCCTGAAGACAGCTATTACAATTTGTCTAGGTGGTTGTATAAAATCACAGaaacaaaccctggttccttgaCTTATCAACATGTTGATGCTGCAGGAAAGTTCAAGTATGCATTTGTGGCTTTTGGTCCATCGATAAGGGGATTTTCATTGATGAGGAGAGTTATTGCAGTAGATGGTACATTTCTGAAGGGAAAATTCAATGGGACTTTATTGGCAGCTTGTGCTCAAGATGGGAATTATCATCTATATCCTCTCGCCTTTGCAGTGGTTGACGCAGAAAACGGCGCCTCTTGGAAATGGTTCTTTAGAGGTTTGAGCCAGAAGATCCCGGACGCTTCGGATCTTGTTTTTGTATCAGACAGGGCTAACTCCATTTCTTCAGCGTTGGAGGATGTATATCCCTTATCTCACCATGGAATTTGCAGGATCCATCTGCTCCGCAACATCACTCCTACATATGCGAAGACTGGGTTGCTACCTCTGGTGGAAAGCGCTGCTGATGCCTATACGTGTCACGAGTTCTGGTTAATCTTCAAGGACATAAAGGATAAATGTCCTGAATTGGCTAAGTATCTGGAAGAGTCTGATTTTAGGAAGTGGGCACGAAGCTATGCGCCTGCGAACAGGTATAATATCATGACTACCAACATTGCAGAGTCTCTCAATTCTATGTTGAAGATGCCTCGTGAGTTGCCCATTATCTCTCTCCTTGAAACTATCAGATTGACGATGACCACTTGGTTTTTTGAGCGACGCGAAGCGGCTGCGAAACATAAGCACCTGGTTACTCCAAAAGTTGTTCAGAAATTGGTATCTAGGTTAGGGGCCGCAATGTTGTTGAATGTGTATCAAGTTGATCGAAGCGAGTTTGAGGTGAAGAATGAAACAATGAAGTTTGTTGTTGACTTGGAGAAGCGGCATTGCACATGTAATGTTTTCGACATTGACAAGATCCCCTGCATCCATGCCATCGCTGCTGCTAAGCATATCAAGAGAGATGAAAACCGTTTTGTTGATGCTTCTCACTTGACAGAAACGTGGGCTAAAGCTTATGCTGAAAGCATACATCCTGGTGGAGAGTTGTCAACGTCCACCTATCCAGAGAATATTGATGAACTGTCTTGCCCACCTCCAgctaccaaaaagaaaagtggACGCCCTCctacaaagagaaagagatccgTTGGCGAGTTTGGGGTTCCTGGATCTAAATCTCAGTCCCACAAGTGCAGCAGATGTGGCACAGGAGGGCACAACAAGATCACATGCCAGAGGCCTATAGGATGA
- the LOC117127276 gene encoding uncharacterized protein LOC117127276 produces the protein MGDEANKDLDDMADLSKRGYKFKIRDWRNMSVDLYGANEEIRRASLLFGNGGMSQASTSYQEESLESKINRISEMVGDNLRIMNDRLCLIEKDRKQIKERVTNLEKLQRVTSYETPNNETDTTPFHETASRQGEANADQADEQLNNEDTREPMNEITKETPGSPIAQQNIETPVLTPIQTQQETHELMNEIISPNISDTQPNTRARRNLLTEQNKDVESRVQNPFEIGANVEISSQDDNTCHKWYPGNVLATYLVDGVEMVKVEYFVPSLDEKKRKRSVETRVSIDRIRPQPPPERSGAKKSYELMQDVEAFDNGAWCAGKVKVILFDGSCFVSLNNSKEQIYFHHSEMRKPRKWVDGVWEMTKKMEEEQTQSVNPSEGDGDKKV, from the exons ATGGGAGACGAAGCTAATAAAGATCTGGATGACATGGCCGATTTATCCAAGAGAggttataagtttaaaattagagATTGGCGAAACATGTCAGTAGACCTATACGGTGCTAATGAAGAAATAAGAAGAGCATCTTTACTGTTTGGGAATGGAGGGATGAGTCAAGCTTCTACTTCGTATCAGGAGGAGTCTTTGGAATCAAAGATCAACAGAATCAGCGAGATGGTGGGAGATAATTTAAGGATCATGAACGATCGTTTGTGTTTGATTGAAAAAGACAGGAAACAGATTAAAGAACGTGTGACAAACCTAGAGAAACTACAAAGAGTTACTTCatatgaaactccaaacaatgag ACTGACACAACTCCATTTCATGAGACGGCTTCCAGACAAGGTGAAGccaatgcagatcaagcagatgaacaacttaacaatgag GATACACGAGAGCCTATGAATGAGATCACGAAAGAGACACCTGGTTCTCCAATAGCTCAACAGAATATTGAGACTCCAGTCCTTACTCCAATTCAGACGCAGCAG GAGACTCACGAGCTTATGAATGAGATCATTTCACCAAACATTTCCGACACACAGCCAAATACCCGAGCTCGCAGAAATCTTTTAACAGAGCAAAATAAG GATGTAGAAAGCAGAGTTCAAAATCCCTTTGAGATCGGAGCAAATGTGGAGATTTCATCACAAGATGACAATACTTGTCATAAATGGTATCCAGGAAATGTGTTGGCAACATATTTGGTTGATGGGGTTGAGATGGTGAAAGTTGAGTACTTCGTCCCGTCTCTGGAcgaaaagaagaggaaaaggagtgTTGAGACACGTGTATCAATTGACAGAATACGTCCTCAACCACCACCTGAGAGATCTGGAGCGAAGAAAAGTTATGAGCTAATGCAGGACGTGGAGGCGTTCGACAATGGTGCCTGGTGCGCTGGAAAAGTTAAAGTCATTTTGTTTGATGGCTCGTGTTTTGTCTCTTTGAACAATTCTAAAGAACAAATTTACTTCCACCATTCTGAGATGCGAAAACCAAGAAAATGGGTAGATGGTGTTTGGGAGATGacaaaaaag ATGGAAGAAGAGCAGACGCAGAGTGTGAATCCAAGTGAAGGAGATGGTGATAAAAaggtatga
- the LOC103834896 gene encoding probable pectate lyase 18: protein MQMTKLFISIVSFLLYAHLILSSPVPDPEAIVEEVHKSINASVAGRRKLGYLSCTTGNPIDDCWRCDPHWETNRQRLADCAIGFGKNAIGGRDGRIYVVTDSGNDDPVTPKPGTLRYAVVQDEPLWIIFQRDMTIQLKEELIMNSFKTIDGRGASVHMAGGPCITIQYVTNIIIHGIHIHDCKPGGNAMVRSSPRHYGWRTISDGDGVSIFGGSHVWVDHCSLSNCEDGLIDAIIGSTAITLSNNYMTHHDKVMLLGHSDTYTRDKNMQITIAFNHFGEGLVQRMPRCRHGYFHVVNNDYTHWEMYAIGGSANPTINSQGNRFLAPDIRFSKEVTKHEDAPESEWKSWNWRSSGDLLLNGAFFTPSGGATSSSYAKASSLGARPSSLVGPLTVGSGALNCRKGSRC from the exons atgcAGATGACGAAGCTCTTTATCTCCATAGTCTCCTTTCTTCTCTATGctcatttgatcttatcttcaCCAGTACCAGACCCAGAAGCTATCGTCGAAGAAGTTCACAA GAGCATTAATGCGTCGGTTGCTGGAAGAAGGAAGCTAGGTTACCTCTCATGCACCACTGGTAACCCCATCGACGACTGTTGGCGATGCGATCCACACTGGGAGACCAACCGTCAACGTCTCGCAGACTGCGCCATAGGGTTCGGCAAGAACGCTATAGGTGGCCGAGATGGTCGTATCTACGTGGTGACAGACTCAGGAAACGACGACCCAGTGACCCCCAAACCCGGAACGTTAAGATACGCTGTGGTTCAAGACGAGCCACTATGGATCATTTTCCAACGAGACATGACCATTCAGCTCAAAGAAGAGCTGATCATGAACTCTTTCAAGACCATAGACGGTCGTGGCGCGTCAGTACACATGGCTGGTGGGCCATGCATTACGATCCAGTACGTGACTAACATCATCATCCATGGTATCCATATCCATGATTGTAAGCCAGGTGGTAACGCTATGGTGCGGAGCTCACCACGGCATTACGGATGGAGAACGATATCGGACGGTGACGGTGTCTCCATCTTTGGAGGAAGTCATGTTTGGGTTGACCATTGTTCGTTATCTAATTGCGAAGACGGGCTTATTGATGCTATAATAGGCTCGACGGCTATTACTCTGTCTAACAATTACATGACGCATCATGATAAGGTCATGTTGCTTGGTCATAGTGACACTTACACTCGTGACAAGAACATGCAAATCACCATTGCTTTTAACCATTTTGGCGAAGGTCTTGTTCAAAGAATGCCAAG GTGTAGACATGGGTACTTCCATGTGGTGAACAACGACTATACACATTGGGAGATGTATGCTATTGGTGGAAGTGCTAACCCTACAATCAATAGTCAAGGGAACAGATTTTTGGCCCCAGATATTAGATTTAGCAAAGAAGTGACTAAGCATGAGGACGCCCCAGAGAGTGAGTGGAAGAGCTGGAACTGGAGATCCTCTGGTGATTTATTGCTAAACGGTGCATTTTTTACGCCTTCGGGTGGTGCTACCTCGTCTAGCTATGCCAAGGCTTCGAGTCTTGGGGCTAGACCGTCTTCTCTTGTTGGACCGTTGACGGTTGGTTCTGGTGCATTGAATTGCCGTAAGGGTTCCCGTTGCTGA
- the LOC117127527 gene encoding uncharacterized protein LOC117127527: protein MSSSQGVKKNSDVEMGEATSPAPVLTSPTEAPACVADLSNFWQRETQTSTDETPPKTNQGEGKPDDEIVIESPAAQTQVLQKETLEMNETPSSPISPKSIEAQVFTPIQKQQTVTEETYEATQPLTEIISANNKKEDTHAVHYRPSSPLSSLIALVIEENKNALSETETATQYFSTSEGEHSQSSRKNQAEEYLKDTTEPTTELVSTDVSKTQPLTPQTQHLQTSEGDQSDETPSEQNQAEENLKDTTEPTTELVSTYVSKMPPITQQTEHLQTSAIDFSEKTRYASSIFDL, encoded by the exons atgtcttcctcccaaggtgttAAGAAgaattccgacgtcgagatgggcgaggccacttctccggctccggttcTAACTTCTCCGACGgaagcgccggcttgtgttgccg ACCTTTCTAATTTTTGGCAGAGGGAAACACAAACCTCTACTGATGAAACGCcacccaaaactaatcaaggagaaggaaaaccagatgatgag attgtgatTGAGTCACCTGCTGCTCAGACTCAAGTTTTGCAAAAAGAAACACTGGAAATGAATgagacaccttcttctccaatatctccaaagagtattgaggctcaagtttttactccaattcagaaacagcag acggTAACAGAGGAAACGTATGAGGCTACACAGCCATTGACTGAGATCATTTCAGCAAACAATAAAAAG GAGGATACACATGCTGTGCATTACAGACCTTCCTCTCCATTGTCTTCACTAATTGCACTAGTtattgaagaaaataagaatgctttg agtgagacagaaactgcgacccaatatttttctacaagtGAAGGAGAGCATTCACAATCAAGCAGAAAGAATCAAGCGGAAGAATATCTCAAGGATACTACAGAACCTActactgagctagtttccacaGATGTTTCGAAGACACAGCCTCTTACTCCGCAAACACAGCACCTTCAGACAAGTGAGGGAGATCAATCCGATGAGACACCATCAGAGCAGAATCAAGCAGAAGAAAATCTCAAGGATACTACAGAACCTActactgagctagtttccacaTATGTTTCGAAGATGCCGCCTATTACTCAGCAAACAGAGCATCTTCAGACAAGTGCTAtagatttttcagaaaaaacGAGGTATGCATCGAGTATATTTgatctttaa
- the LOC117127279 gene encoding uncharacterized protein LOC117127279, whose amino-acid sequence MAKEMEVKQGKSVKPSQDDHAKKGKPHVGKKKKANAQPVDLLPFLQREEKRPIRPRNPPIPVTPEVILPIDPFVTPEFPRFSRLAHWMDLRGIYRVPFYINGKEIEKEFFQKMDDAEKNLNKEHINVAFEMLNCKRVEQGAWFRNNNLPAACFVPVKFLEVVGYAYESVRKPHKKKKSYWRAV is encoded by the exons ATGGCAAAAgag ATGGAAGTAAAGCAGGGTAAGAGTGTGAAACCAAGTCAAGACGATCATGCAAAAaag gggAAGCCACAtgttggtaagaagaagaaagcaaatgcTCAGCCAGTAGATTTGCTTCCTTTTCTACAGCGAGAAGAGAAGAGGCCAATACGACCTAGAAACCCTCCTATACCTGTAACACCTGAGGTAATCCTTCCAATTGATCCATTTGTGACACCTGAATTTCCTCGGTTTTCAAGGCTTGCACACTGGATGGATCTACGGGGCATATATCGTGT accgttttatatcaatggaaaagaaattgaaaaagagTTCTTTCAAAAAATGGACGATGCAGAAAAAAATCTCAACAAAGAG CACATAAATGTTGCATTTGAAATGCTAAATTGTAAGAGGGTTGAGCAAGGTGCTTGGTTCCGCAACAACAATCTTCCAGCAGCATGCTTTGTACCAGTCAAATTcttagaagtggttgggtacgcTTATGAATCTGTCAGGAagccacataagaaaaaaaaaagttattggaGGGCTGTGTAG